In the Streptomyces sp. cg36 genome, one interval contains:
- a CDS encoding DUF302 domain-containing protein, translating into MDLGLRRSYTGATFDDVVAGTRAALGEHGFGVLTEIDVRATLAEKIGVALEPYVILGACNPPLAHRALEATREIGLLLPCNVVVRQDPGDASVTVVEAINPAVMAEVTDAPAVADVAREARERLEAALKLLDAQLA; encoded by the coding sequence ATGGACCTGGGTCTGCGCCGTTCCTACACCGGTGCGACGTTCGACGACGTCGTGGCCGGGACGCGCGCCGCTCTCGGCGAGCACGGCTTCGGCGTGCTCACCGAGATCGACGTGCGGGCGACCCTCGCGGAGAAGATCGGCGTCGCGCTGGAGCCCTACGTCATCCTGGGGGCCTGCAATCCCCCGCTGGCCCACCGGGCCCTGGAGGCGACCCGTGAGATCGGTCTGCTGCTGCCCTGCAACGTCGTCGTGCGGCAGGACCCGGGCGACGCGTCGGTCACGGTGGTCGAGGCGATCAACCCGGCCGTCATGGCCGAGGTCACCGACGCCCCCGCGGTGGCGGATGTCGCACGCGAGGCGCGGGAGCGCCTGGAGGCGGCCCTCAAGCTGCTGGACGCGCAGCTGGCGTGA
- a CDS encoding metal-sensitive transcriptional regulator, which translates to MIGDQETVTQVRNRLRRAQGQLAGVIAMIDEGRDCKDVVTQLAAVSRALDRAGFKIIASGLRECVAADGSADAPALTEEQLERLFLTLA; encoded by the coding sequence ATGATCGGCGACCAGGAAACCGTCACCCAGGTGCGCAACCGGCTGCGCCGTGCCCAGGGGCAGCTCGCCGGAGTCATCGCCATGATCGACGAGGGCCGCGACTGCAAGGACGTCGTCACCCAGCTCGCCGCCGTCTCCCGCGCCCTGGACCGCGCCGGGTTCAAGATCATCGCCAGTGGACTGCGGGAGTGCGTGGCCGCAGACGGGTCGGCGGACGCGCCCGCGCTCACCGAGGAACAGCTGGAGAGGCTCTTCCTCACGCTCGCCTGA
- a CDS encoding NAD-dependent protein deacetylase, with the protein MRMRPTLSWTPDADLPPATTDLGPVADLFGAGGVLVLSGAGLSTESGIPDYRGEGGSLSRHTPMTYQDFTARAEARRRYWARSHLGWRTFGRARPNAGHRAVAAFARHGLLGGVITQNVDGLHQAAGSDGVVELHGSLARVVCLSCGDSSPRRELARRLEEANAGFAPVAAGINPDGDADLTDAQVGDFHVVPCTVCGGILKPDVVFFGESVPPERVAHCRTLVGEANSLLVLGSSLTVMSGLRFVRQAALAGTPVVIVNRDPTRGDQHARTRVALALGTALTTVAERLGIPVEDPATAPPQQGAPAFRGPESSEDGRAGAGR; encoded by the coding sequence ATGCGCATGCGCCCCACCCTGAGCTGGACCCCCGACGCGGACCTGCCGCCCGCGACCACGGACCTGGGACCGGTGGCCGACCTGTTCGGCGCCGGTGGCGTACTGGTGCTCAGTGGCGCCGGCCTCTCCACCGAGTCGGGCATCCCCGACTACCGGGGCGAGGGCGGCAGTCTGAGCCGCCACACGCCGATGACCTACCAGGACTTCACCGCCCGCGCCGAGGCCCGGCGCCGCTACTGGGCGCGCAGCCACCTCGGCTGGCGCACCTTCGGCCGCGCCCGGCCCAACGCGGGCCACCGGGCCGTGGCCGCGTTCGCCCGGCACGGCCTGCTCGGCGGTGTGATCACCCAGAACGTGGACGGTCTGCACCAGGCCGCGGGCAGCGACGGCGTGGTGGAACTCCACGGCAGCCTGGCCCGGGTCGTCTGTCTCTCCTGCGGCGACTCCAGCCCGCGCCGCGAGCTGGCCCGGCGCCTTGAGGAGGCCAACGCGGGCTTCGCCCCGGTGGCCGCCGGGATCAACCCCGACGGCGACGCCGACCTCACCGACGCCCAGGTCGGGGACTTCCACGTGGTGCCCTGCACGGTCTGCGGCGGGATCCTCAAACCGGACGTGGTGTTCTTCGGCGAATCCGTACCGCCCGAGCGCGTCGCCCACTGCCGCACCCTGGTGGGCGAGGCCAACTCCCTTCTGGTCCTGGGGTCTTCGCTCACGGTGATGTCCGGGCTGCGGTTCGTGCGCCAGGCGGCCCTGGCCGGAACGCCGGTGGTGATCGTCAACCGGGATCCGACCCGGGGCGACCAGCACGCCCGCACCCGCGTCGCGCTCGCGCTGGGCACGGCCCTCACCACGGTCGCCGAGCGGCTGGGCATCCCCGTGGAAGACCCGGCGACGGCGCCGCCACAGCAGGGCGCGCCCGCCTTCCGCGGACCGGAGTCCTCGGAAGACGGGCGCGCGGGGGCGGGCCGTTGA
- a CDS encoding ABC-F family ATP-binding cassette domain-containing protein: MSDASVVCSNLSFAWPDDTPVFHDLSFSLATGRTGLVAPNGSGKSTLLGLIAGELTPGAGSVAVQGTLAHLPQTLPLTGDLTVAEVLGVAAVIRALDAVESGDVGEEHFAVIGDDWDIEERTRAQLGRLGLADLALDRRLSTLSGGQIVFLGLAAQLLKRPDVLLLDEPTNNLDLTARHRLYDVLSDFTGCLLLVSHDRALLDRMDRIAELGSDELRLYGGDFTAYEEAVRAEREVAEKNIRNAEQELKREKRELQQARERAERRQSNAARNLKDAGLPRIFAGNMKRGAQETAGRAGQMHASRVGEARARLDEAGRALREEQRITLELPDTQVPAGRNLFLGERLQVRHDGRPVFAGEGVDLAIRGPERIALTGPNGAGKTTLLRLLTGDLAPDGGDIRRGDGRIAYLSQRLDLLDLDRTVAENFAAFAPERPEAERMNLLARFLFRGAGAHLPVGVLSGGERLRATLACVLCAEPAPQLLLLDEPTNNLDLVSTGQLESALTSYRGAFVVISHDERFLARIGVNRWLRLADGVLTETGEPGV; encoded by the coding sequence ATGTCCGACGCCTCCGTCGTCTGCTCGAACCTCTCCTTCGCCTGGCCCGACGACACCCCGGTCTTCCACGACCTGTCCTTCTCCCTGGCCACCGGCCGCACCGGCCTGGTCGCCCCCAACGGCTCGGGCAAGAGCACCCTGCTGGGGCTCATCGCCGGTGAACTGACCCCCGGCGCCGGTTCGGTGGCCGTCCAGGGCACGCTCGCCCACCTCCCCCAGACCCTCCCCCTCACCGGCGACCTCACGGTGGCCGAGGTGCTCGGCGTGGCCGCGGTCATCCGCGCGCTCGACGCCGTGGAATCCGGTGACGTGGGCGAGGAGCACTTCGCCGTCATCGGTGACGACTGGGACATCGAGGAGCGCACCCGCGCCCAGCTCGGCCGCCTCGGCCTGGCCGACCTCGCCCTGGACCGCCGGCTGAGCACGCTCAGCGGCGGCCAGATCGTCTTCCTCGGCCTCGCCGCCCAGCTCCTCAAGCGGCCCGACGTACTGCTCCTGGACGAGCCGACCAACAACCTCGACCTCACCGCCCGGCACCGGCTCTACGACGTGCTGTCCGACTTCACCGGCTGTCTGCTGCTGGTCAGCCACGACCGCGCGCTCCTCGACCGCATGGACCGCATCGCCGAGCTCGGCAGCGACGAACTACGCCTGTACGGGGGCGACTTCACCGCGTACGAGGAGGCCGTGCGGGCCGAGCGGGAGGTCGCCGAGAAGAACATCCGCAACGCCGAGCAGGAGCTCAAGCGCGAAAAGCGCGAGCTGCAGCAGGCCCGGGAGCGGGCCGAGCGCCGCCAGAGCAACGCCGCCCGCAACCTCAAGGACGCGGGCCTGCCCCGGATCTTCGCCGGCAACATGAAGCGCGGCGCGCAGGAGACCGCGGGCCGGGCCGGGCAGATGCACGCCTCCCGGGTCGGCGAGGCCAGGGCCCGGCTCGACGAGGCCGGGCGCGCCCTGCGCGAGGAGCAGCGCATCACCCTGGAACTACCCGACACCCAGGTGCCCGCCGGGCGCAACCTCTTCCTGGGCGAGCGGCTCCAGGTCCGCCACGACGGCCGCCCCGTCTTCGCCGGCGAGGGCGTCGACCTGGCGATCCGCGGCCCCGAGCGCATCGCGCTGACCGGCCCCAACGGGGCGGGCAAGACCACCCTGCTGCGGCTGCTCACCGGCGACCTCGCCCCGGACGGCGGTGACATCAGGCGCGGCGACGGCCGGATCGCCTACCTCTCGCAGCGGCTGGACCTGCTGGACCTGGACCGCACCGTGGCGGAGAACTTCGCCGCCTTCGCCCCCGAGCGGCCCGAGGCGGAGCGGATGAACCTGCTCGCCCGCTTCCTCTTCCGCGGCGCGGGAGCCCACCTGCCCGTCGGGGTGCTCTCCGGCGGCGAGCGGCTCCGCGCCACCCTGGCCTGCGTGCTGTGCGCCGAACCGGCCCCCCAGCTGCTGCTGCTCGACGAGCCGACCAACAACCTCGACCTGGTCAGCACGGGCCAGCTGGAGAGCGCCCTCACCTCCTACCGGGGGGCCTTCGTGGTGATCAGCCACGACGAGCGGTTCCTGGCGCGCATCGGGGTGAACCGCTGGCTGCGGCTCGCCGACGGGGTGCTCACGGAGACCGGGGAGCCCGGGGTGTGA
- a CDS encoding peptidase inhibitor family I36 protein, whose product MALKSFKLKTAAVAGAVAASALLLSAGPAAADNAPYSDCPNWALCLYQDGGGKGSKVVVTPPPAGGNTKIVRLINTHFLNHELADNQVSSWLNNSQCQIEFWDDPSGELHPSDLDFTSTWNWGAKGDYSAGTSKYYNNDRLSSMRFYCP is encoded by the coding sequence ATGGCACTGAAATCGTTCAAGCTCAAGACCGCCGCCGTCGCGGGCGCGGTCGCCGCCTCGGCGCTGCTCCTCTCGGCGGGACCGGCCGCGGCGGACAACGCCCCGTACAGCGACTGCCCCAACTGGGCGCTCTGCCTCTACCAGGACGGTGGCGGCAAGGGCTCCAAGGTGGTCGTCACCCCGCCCCCGGCGGGCGGCAACACGAAGATCGTGCGGCTCATCAACACCCACTTCCTCAACCACGAGCTGGCCGACAACCAGGTCTCGTCGTGGCTGAACAACTCGCAGTGCCAGATCGAGTTCTGGGACGACCCGAGCGGCGAGCTGCACCCGTCCGACCTGGACTTCACCTCGACGTGGAACTGGGGCGCGAAGGGCGACTACTCGGCCGGGACCTCCAAGTACTACAACAACGACCGGCTCTCCTCGATGCGGTTCTACTGCCCGTAA